AGGTCTGGGTGGTGTAGTAGGTTAGAGCATCTATAGTCGGATATGTCAAATATGGCCCCTCAAACGCACGCGGAGGGCGCGTCTGCGGACAGTGATCGGGCATGCCTCAAATTTGACTAGTTGCAGAACATCTCATTCTAGATTTTTAAATCCATACAAAGACATGCAAACGAAATAAACCTACATACTACGTCGATCACCTAGCTACTCATCGTCGGAGATATCGACAATCTCCGTGCCCGACTCCGGCAGCATTGGCGGCAGTTGCAGCTCTGGCTCCTCCGGCTGCTtggctccggcctcctccttcgcTATCTCCGCGCCGGCTTCGGCGAAGAGTGCGTCGGACGCCGCCTGCTTCTGCTGGAGGAACGCCGGGTTGGCCttcacataggcctcatcctggatggacttcaggatggcctgctgctccaccATCTCGTCGGACTGGGTGACGGCGAACTCCGCCGCCACCTGCTCCATGTTGAAGCCTAGCAACTGTTGCTCTAgctgctccgcctcctccacctccatcgaAGCCAGCTACTCCTCCTCTTCCCCGGCTGCTCCTCCTCGTCCGGCTCCGGCGAGTCCGGAGGCAGCCCGACAGTGATGCGGGCGGCGCACGCGACTTGTCTTGCCCGGATCTCATGCCAGATCTTGTAGCGGCGCTCCGGTGTGAGCATTGCGCAATGGCGGACCCAGGATTCGCTGACGCCCCAGGCGAGAAACTAAGGGCTAAAAACGACCCCAAAAAAATTCAGTTTCAAGTCATACAAAAGTCAATCTATGTTGCATAACTAATAAAAAACCATACATAATATTCAATGGCAACATTTGTTCCATGATGGGTCAACTAATAAAGCGAGACAAATCAAAAGACAATATATAGCATACATAGATGATACAAACGATTGATACCAAATCAAAGGATTGGTTGACCTGAGCCTCCCATGACTACATCTTCAATAGTAGAAGAAGCTAAACCTTCAATCATATATTTTGAAATGCAAATCAATGCATAATATAGCAGGTAAAACTAGTTAATAACAAATGCAAAAGTGAAAACTTACGTCGGACGAGGCAAAAGGCCTTTGCGTGTGCGATAACCTTGAAATCGCTTGATGACCTTTCATTCTTCAATACTAACACATGCATCTCGCTCAATGTAACATACCATTCTATGATTCATCCAATCATCACTCATTTTGTTCCTCAATCAGGAACATGCTCAACTGCCATGAATCTCTCAATCACCTCCCCTTGTTTTCCGAGATACCTACATAAGACAAGGGAgcatgattaatatataaaactaTAAGAAAATACACCTACAAGGCTacaataacacacacacacacacacatacaataCGAGCAAAGGTACTGGTGTCAAACACATACCCATTTACTCCATAGATCAGCAGCATAACTTGAAAAAAA
This window of the Triticum aestivum cultivar Chinese Spring chromosome 5D, IWGSC CS RefSeq v2.1, whole genome shotgun sequence genome carries:
- the LOC123126162 gene encoding uncharacterized protein; translated protein: MEVEEAEQLEQQLLGFNMEQVAAEFAVTQSDEMVEQQAILKSIQDEAYVKANPAFLQQKQAASDALFAEAGAEIAKEEAGAKQPEEPELQLPPMLPESGTEIVDISDDE